In Helianthus annuus cultivar XRQ/B chromosome 3, HanXRQr2.0-SUNRISE, whole genome shotgun sequence, a single window of DNA contains:
- the LOC110930296 gene encoding uncharacterized transmembrane protein DDB_G0289901, which produces MSSNYGKSQSGSMNSFDFDLGINSNRSKPLNAQKNNNNNTYMQPKPNTTTPYWQSNKPSWTHQPAAPTQSSTLGGSLNAPTSMVGDITGRSWAASAPQRNSNTAGGNIGIGGKNPNLFSDLLGSNLGVGKGSVGSVPLKNVAPVSSGTASKSAYSMGGMADSLPKFGNTGNSGGVGGSVGGGGGWGSSQGFGNYNTSGYGSKSQNLGGPSMKSSSVSGGGVGVGGGMNSNKDPFGSLVDFSSKPAAGMKAGSKSTAPKASGDDVFGTFQNASKPSASSFSSNNTSFTGSGIGSQAKLDDFGFGQPPVQSSGMGSQSKMDDFDFGQPSVQSSGIGSQSKMDDFGFGGIPSQPPVQSSGGNDFDMLFSSSSASGGNASKASEAFANQQFAGAEDWGFESDIGGGGGDVGGTTELEGLPPPPAGVTSSSAKSKGMDNYKAGQYPDAIKWLSWAVILLEKAGDNAGTTEVLSSRASCYKEVGEYKKAVADCSKVLEQDGKNVSVLVQRALLYESMEKYKLGAEDLRTVMNIDPGNRVARSTIHRLNKLAG; this is translated from the exons ATGAGTTCGAACTACGGAAAATCACAATCTGGATCTATGAACAGCTTTGATTTCGATCTCGGAATCAATTCGAATCGATCTAAGCCTCTTAACGCTCAaaaaaacaacaataataataccTACATGCAACCTAAACCTAACACAACGACGCCGTATTGGCAATCGAATAAACCGTCATGGACGCACCAACCAGCTGCTCCTACACAGTCTTCGACTCTGGGCGGGTCACTGAACGCGCCTACATCTATGGTGGGAGATATTACTGGAAGGAGCTGGGCCGCATCGGCGCCGCAGCGTAATTCAAACACTGCAGGTGGTAATATTGGAATTGGTGGTAAGAATCCTAATTTGTTTAGTGATTTGCTTGGGTCAAATTTGGGGGTAGGTAAGGGGAGTGTTGGGAGTGTTCCGTTGAAGAATGTTGCGCCTGTTTCGTCGGGAACAGCGAGTAAAAGTGCGTATTCGATGGGCGGTATGGCTGATTCGTTGCCTAAGTTTGGGAATACCGGGAAtagtggtggtgttggtggtagtgttggtggtggtggtggttggggtTCTTCGCAAGGTTTTGGGAATTATAATACGAGTGGTTACGGTAGTAAGAGTCAAAATCTTGGAGGTCCGTCGATGAAAAGTTCAAGTGTAAGTGGAGGTGGAGTTGGAGTTGGAGGGGGGATGAATTCGAACAAGGATCCGTTTGGATCGTTGGTTGATTTCAGCTCTAAGCCGGCTGCTGGAATGAAAGCTGGAAGTAAATCGACTGCGCCGAAAGCGTCAGGGGATGATGTGTTTGGTACCTTTCAAAATGCATCGAAACCTAGTGCCAGTTCTTTCTCAAGTAACAACACTAGTTTTACAGGCTCGGGGATTGGTTCTCAAGCGAAATTGGATGATTTTGGGTTTGGTCAACCACCTGTGCAATCATCGGGCATGGGTTCGCAATCGAAAatggatgattttgattttggtcaACCGTCTGTTCAATCATCGGGAATTGGTTCTCAATCGAAGATGGATGATTTTGGTTTTGGCGGTATTCCAAGTCAGCCACCGGTTCAATCATCAGGAGGGAATGATTTCGATATGCTATTCTCTTCATCTTCGGCGTCAGGTGGTAACGCTTCAAAGGCTTCAGAAGCTTTTGCTAACCAGCAGTTTGCAGGGGCTGAAGACTGGGGTTTCGAATCTGATATTGGCGGTGGAGGTGGTGACGTTGGCGGAACTACTGAGCTTGAAGGGCTTCCTCCACCACCTGCCGGTGTGACATCATCATCGGCGAAGAGCAAGGGTATGGATAATTACAAAGCAGGGCAATATCCTGATGCGATAAAGTGGCTGTCGTGGGCTGTAATTCTTTTGGAAAAAGCTGGTGATAACGCTGGCACTACGGAAGTTTTGTCATCTAGGGCTTCATGTTACAAAGAAGTTGGGGAATACAAGAAGGCAGTTGCTGACTGTTCAAAG GTGCTGGAGCAAGACGGTAAAAACGTTTCAGTTCTTGTACAACGTGCACTGTTGTATGAGAGCATGGAGAAATATAAGCTTGGAGCTGAAGATCTCAGAACCGTTATGAACATTGATCCTGGAAACAGGGTTGCAAGAAGTACCATACATCGCCTCAACAAATTGGCCGGCTAA